In Vibrio atlanticus, the following proteins share a genomic window:
- the pdhR gene encoding pyruvate dehydrogenase complex transcriptional repressor PdhR — protein sequence MAYQRIRQPKLSDVIEQELERLIVEGTLAPGQQLPPERELAKQFDVSRPSIREAIQRLEAKRLLTRRQGGGTFVSENIWKSFSDPLLNLLSSHSETQLDLLESRHAMEGISAYFAALRGTDEDFARIQACQEKIRGAQDKGDIEAESAAVMAFLIALTEAAHNVVLLHIVRSLAPLLEQNVLENLKLLHRRKDVVEKVSIHRANIVDAIVSGQPEQAREMSHSHLAYIEETLMDLTKEESRRERSLRRIQQGK from the coding sequence ATGGCTTATCAAAGGATTCGTCAGCCAAAACTCTCGGACGTTATCGAACAAGAGTTAGAAAGGTTGATAGTGGAAGGAACACTGGCTCCAGGGCAGCAGCTGCCGCCTGAGCGTGAACTGGCGAAACAGTTCGATGTGTCTCGTCCTTCAATCCGAGAAGCGATACAACGTTTAGAAGCAAAACGCTTGCTTACTCGCCGTCAAGGTGGAGGTACGTTTGTTAGCGAAAATATCTGGAAAAGCTTTTCAGATCCTTTGCTTAATTTGTTGTCCTCCCATTCTGAAACCCAACTAGACTTGTTGGAATCGCGTCATGCGATGGAAGGGATTTCGGCTTACTTCGCGGCATTACGTGGTACTGATGAAGACTTTGCTCGAATTCAAGCATGCCAAGAAAAAATTCGCGGTGCGCAAGATAAGGGTGATATTGAAGCCGAGTCTGCAGCTGTGATGGCTTTTCTTATTGCTTTAACAGAGGCAGCGCACAATGTGGTGTTATTGCACATTGTTCGTAGCTTGGCTCCGTTACTCGAACAAAACGTCTTAGAAAATTTAAAACTGTTGCATCGTCGTAAAGACGTTGTGGAGAAAGTGAGTATACATCGAGCTAACATTGTAGATGCGATCGTTTCAGGACAGCCAGAACAGGCGCGTGAAATGTCACACTCTCATTTAGCTTACATCGAAGAAACATTGATGGATTTGACCAAAGAAGAATCGCGCCGCGAACGTTCTTTACGTCGAATCCAACAGGGTAAATAG
- the aceF gene encoding pyruvate dehydrogenase complex dihydrolipoyllysine-residue acetyltransferase codes for MTIEINVPDIGADEVEVTEILVNVGDKVEEEQSLITVEGDKASMEVPASQAGIVKEIKIAEGDSVSTGSLIMIFEAEGAAAPAAPAVEAAAPVAAAPAAAAPSVANELKEVHVPDIGGDEVEVTEIMVAIGDAVEEEQSLLTVEGDKASMEVPAPFAGIVKEIKIASGDSVSTGSLVMVFEVAGSGAPVAAAPAPAAAPVAAAPAASAEKEVNVPDIGGDEVEVTEIMVAVGDTVEEEQSLITVEGDKASMEVPAPFAGTVKEIKIAAGDKVSTGSSIMTFVVEGAAPVAVAASAPAQAAAPAAAPAPKAEAVAPAAGDFQENGEYAHASPVVRRLAREFGVNLAKVKGTGRKSRVLKEDVQSYVKDALKRLESGAAASGKGGDGSALGLLPWPKVDFSKFGETEVQKLSKIKKISGANLHRNWVMIPHVTQWDNADITELEAFRKEQNAIEAKKDTGMKITPLVFIMKAVAKALEAFPAFNSSLSEDGESIILKKYVNVGIAVDTPNGLVVPVFKDVNKKGIYELSEELMAVSKKARSGKLTAADMQGGCFTISSLGGIGGTAFTPIVNAPEVGILGVSKSEIKPVWNGKEFQPRLQLPLSLSYDHRVIDGAEGARFITFLNSALSDIRRLVL; via the coding sequence ATGACAATCGAAATTAATGTACCAGACATCGGTGCTGACGAGGTTGAAGTAACTGAGATTCTTGTAAACGTTGGCGACAAGGTTGAAGAAGAACAGTCACTGATCACTGTTGAAGGCGACAAAGCTTCAATGGAAGTTCCTGCGTCTCAAGCGGGTATCGTTAAAGAAATCAAAATAGCAGAAGGCGATTCTGTTTCTACTGGTTCTCTTATCATGATCTTCGAAGCGGAAGGTGCAGCAGCACCGGCTGCGCCAGCAGTTGAAGCGGCGGCACCAGTTGCAGCAGCTCCTGCAGCGGCGGCCCCTTCTGTTGCGAACGAGCTTAAAGAAGTTCACGTTCCTGATATCGGCGGTGATGAAGTTGAAGTAACTGAAATCATGGTAGCTATTGGCGACGCAGTAGAAGAAGAGCAATCTCTTCTTACTGTTGAAGGTGACAAGGCTTCAATGGAAGTTCCTGCACCATTTGCTGGTATCGTTAAAGAAATCAAGATCGCTTCTGGTGATTCAGTATCTACTGGTTCTCTAGTAATGGTATTTGAAGTGGCAGGTTCTGGCGCTCCAGTTGCAGCAGCTCCTGCTCCAGCGGCGGCACCAGTTGCAGCGGCTCCAGCAGCATCTGCTGAGAAAGAAGTGAACGTTCCTGATATCGGTGGTGACGAAGTAGAAGTTACTGAGATCATGGTAGCGGTTGGCGATACAGTAGAAGAAGAGCAATCTCTAATTACTGTTGAAGGCGACAAAGCTTCAATGGAAGTGCCTGCACCATTCGCTGGTACAGTAAAAGAAATCAAGATTGCAGCTGGCGACAAAGTGTCAACAGGCTCTTCAATCATGACTTTCGTTGTTGAAGGCGCAGCTCCAGTAGCAGTAGCGGCTTCAGCTCCAGCACAAGCAGCAGCTCCGGCAGCAGCACCTGCACCTAAAGCAGAAGCAGTAGCTCCAGCAGCTGGCGACTTCCAAGAGAACGGCGAGTACGCTCACGCATCTCCAGTTGTTCGTCGTCTAGCTCGTGAATTCGGTGTAAATCTAGCGAAAGTTAAAGGTACTGGTCGTAAGAGTCGCGTACTTAAAGAAGACGTTCAGTCTTACGTTAAAGATGCACTTAAGCGTCTTGAGTCTGGTGCAGCAGCATCTGGCAAAGGCGGCGATGGTTCTGCTCTTGGTCTACTACCGTGGCCAAAAGTTGACTTCAGCAAGTTCGGCGAAACTGAAGTTCAGAAGCTTTCTAAGATTAAGAAGATCTCTGGCGCTAACCTGCACCGTAACTGGGTAATGATCCCGCACGTTACACAGTGGGACAACGCAGACATCACTGAGCTAGAAGCATTCCGTAAAGAACAGAACGCAATCGAAGCGAAGAAAGACACTGGCATGAAGATCACTCCACTTGTGTTCATCATGAAAGCTGTTGCTAAAGCGTTAGAAGCATTCCCAGCGTTTAACTCTTCTCTTTCTGAAGATGGCGAAAGCATCATTCTTAAGAAGTACGTAAACGTGGGTATCGCTGTTGATACACCAAACGGCCTAGTTGTTCCTGTTTTCAAAGACGTGAACAAGAAAGGCATTTACGAGCTATCTGAAGAGCTAATGGCTGTTTCTAAGAAAGCACGTTCTGGTAAGCTAACAGCGGCAGACATGCAAGGCGGTTGTTTCACAATCTCTAGCCTTGGTGGTATTGGCGGTACTGCATTTACTCCAATCGTAAATGCTCCAGAAGTAGGTATCCTAGGTGTATCTAAGTCTGAAATTAAGCCTGTTTGGAATGGCAAAGAGTTCCAACCACGTCTACAGCTTCCACTGTCTCTATCATACGATCACCGTGTGATCGATGGTGCTGAAGGTGCACGCTTCATTACTTTCCTAAACAGCGCACTATCTGACATTCGTCGTCTAGTACTGTAA
- the lpdA gene encoding dihydrolipoyl dehydrogenase, giving the protein MSKEIKAQVVVLGSGPAGYSAAFRCADLGLETVLVERYSTLGGVCLNVGCIPSKALLHVSKVIEEAKAMAEHGVVFGEPQTDINKIRIWKEKVVDQLTGGLGGMAKMRNVTVVNGFGKFTGPNSILVEGEGEATTVNFDNAIIAAGSRPIKLPFIPHEDPRIWDSTDALELNEVPEKLLIMGGGIIGLEMGTVYHSLGSKVEVVEMFDQVIPAADKDIVKVFTKRIKDKFKLMLETKVTAVEAKEDGIYVSMEGKKAPAEAERYDAVLVAIGRVPNGALIDAEKAGIEVDERGFINVDKQMRTNVPHIHAIGDVVGQPMLAHKGVHEGHVAAEVISGKKHYFDPKVIPSIAYTEPEVAWVGKTEKEAKAEGLNYEVATFPWAASGRAIASDCADGMTKMIFDKETHRVIGGAVVGTNGGELLGEIGLAIEMGCDAEDIALTIHAHPTLHESVGLAAEVFEGSITDLPNKKAVKKKK; this is encoded by the coding sequence ATGAGCAAAGAAATTAAAGCCCAAGTTGTTGTACTTGGTTCAGGTCCTGCTGGTTACTCAGCGGCATTCCGTTGTGCGGATTTAGGTCTAGAAACAGTACTAGTTGAACGTTACAGCACTCTTGGTGGTGTATGTCTAAACGTTGGTTGTATTCCATCAAAAGCACTTCTTCACGTATCTAAAGTAATTGAAGAAGCAAAAGCGATGGCAGAGCACGGCGTTGTATTCGGCGAGCCACAGACGGACATCAACAAGATCCGTATCTGGAAAGAAAAAGTAGTTGATCAACTGACTGGCGGTCTTGGCGGTATGGCTAAGATGCGTAACGTTACAGTTGTTAACGGTTTTGGTAAGTTCACTGGTCCTAACAGCATTCTTGTTGAAGGCGAAGGCGAAGCAACGACAGTTAACTTCGACAACGCAATCATTGCTGCGGGTTCTCGCCCAATCAAACTTCCGTTCATCCCACATGAAGATCCACGTATTTGGGACTCTACGGATGCACTAGAACTAAACGAAGTACCAGAAAAACTGCTTATCATGGGCGGTGGTATCATCGGTCTTGAGATGGGTACGGTTTACCACTCTCTAGGTTCTAAAGTTGAAGTTGTTGAGATGTTCGATCAAGTTATCCCTGCTGCGGATAAAGACATCGTAAAAGTCTTCACTAAGCGCATTAAAGATAAGTTCAAGCTAATGCTTGAAACTAAAGTAACAGCGGTTGAAGCGAAAGAAGACGGTATCTACGTTTCAATGGAAGGCAAGAAAGCACCAGCAGAAGCTGAGCGCTACGATGCAGTTCTTGTTGCTATCGGTCGTGTTCCAAACGGTGCACTTATCGACGCTGAAAAAGCAGGTATCGAAGTTGATGAGCGCGGTTTCATCAATGTTGATAAGCAAATGCGTACTAACGTTCCTCACATCCACGCGATCGGTGATGTTGTTGGTCAACCAATGCTTGCTCACAAAGGTGTGCATGAAGGTCACGTAGCTGCTGAAGTTATCTCTGGTAAGAAGCACTACTTCGATCCTAAAGTAATCCCATCAATTGCGTACACTGAGCCAGAAGTAGCTTGGGTAGGTAAGACTGAGAAAGAAGCGAAAGCGGAAGGCCTGAACTACGAAGTTGCTACTTTCCCTTGGGCTGCTTCTGGTCGTGCAATCGCTTCAGACTGTGCTGACGGTATGACTAAGATGATCTTCGATAAAGAGACTCATCGCGTAATCGGTGGTGCTGTTGTTGGTACTAACGGTGGTGAACTTCTTGGCGAAATCGGCCTAGCAATCGAAATGGGTTGTGATGCAGAAGATATCGCACTGACTATCCACGCTCACCCAACTCTACACGAGTCTGTTGGTCTTGCTGCGGAAGTATTCGAAGGTTCAATCACTGACCTTCCAAATAAGAAAGCAGTGAAAAAGAAAAAGTAA
- the aceE gene encoding pyruvate dehydrogenase (acetyl-transferring), homodimeric type gives MSDMKHDVDALETQDWLEALESVVREEGVERAQFLLEQVLDKARLDGVDMATGINTNYINTIPAAQEPAYPGDVTLERRIRSIIRWNAIMIVLRASKKDLDLGGHMASYQSAAAFYEVCFNHFFRAPNETDGGDLVYYQGHISPGIYSRAFVEGRLTEEQLDNFRQEVDGKGIPSYPHPKLMPEFWQFPTVSMGLGPISAIYQARFLKYLEGRGMKDTSAQRVYAFLGDGEMDEPESRGAISFAAREKLDNLCFLINCNLQRLDGPVMGNGSIIQELEGLFKGAGWNVVKVIWGSNWDSLLAKDTTGKLLQLMNETIDGDYQTFKSKDGAYVREHFFGKYPETAALVADMTDDQIFELKRGGHDSSKLFAAFNNAKETGGKPTVILAKTVKGYGMGEAAEGKNIAHGVKKMDMTHVQYLRDRLGLQDILSDEKVSELPYLTLEEGSAEYEYLHARRKALQGYTPQRLPKFTQEFKVPELDAFAPLLGEQKRDISTTMAYVRTLNILLKDKNIGKNIVPIICDEARTFGMEGLFRQVGIYNPHGQDYTPEDKGIVSYYKEATSGQVLQEGINELGSMASWVAAATSYSTNDLPMIPFYIYYSMFGFQRIGDMAWLAGDQQARGFLLGATAGRTTLNGEGLQHEDGHSHIMANTVPNCISYDPTFAYELAVIMQDGIRRMYGENQENVYYYLTVMNENYAMPAMPEGAEEGIRKGIYKLESHAGAKGKVQLMSSGTIMNEARKAAKILSEEYGVASDVFSVTSFNELTRDGQAVERDNMLHPEAEEKVPYITTVLGNEPAIAVTDYMKNYAEQVRAFMPSESYKVLGTDGFGRSDSRENLRRHFEVNAGYVVVAALTELAKRGDVEKSVVAEAIAKFGIDADKINPQYA, from the coding sequence ATGTCTGACATGAAGCATGACGTTGATGCTCTGGAAACTCAAGATTGGTTAGAAGCTCTTGAGTCAGTAGTACGTGAAGAAGGTGTAGAACGTGCACAGTTTTTACTAGAACAAGTTCTAGATAAAGCGCGTTTAGATGGTGTTGATATGGCTACAGGCATCAACACGAATTACATCAACACAATTCCAGCAGCACAAGAGCCAGCTTACCCTGGTGACGTAACTCTTGAGCGTCGTATTCGTTCGATTATTCGCTGGAACGCAATCATGATTGTATTGCGTGCTTCTAAGAAAGACCTAGACCTTGGTGGTCACATGGCTTCTTACCAGTCAGCTGCTGCGTTCTACGAAGTATGTTTTAACCACTTCTTCCGTGCTCCAAACGAGACAGACGGTGGCGATCTAGTTTACTACCAAGGTCATATCTCTCCTGGTATCTACTCTCGTGCATTCGTTGAAGGTCGTCTAACTGAAGAACAGCTAGATAACTTCCGTCAAGAAGTTGATGGTAAAGGTATCCCTTCTTACCCGCACCCTAAACTGATGCCTGAGTTCTGGCAGTTCCCTACAGTATCTATGGGTCTAGGCCCTATCTCTGCTATCTACCAAGCGCGCTTCCTTAAGTACCTTGAAGGTCGTGGCATGAAAGATACTTCTGCTCAACGTGTATACGCTTTCCTAGGCGACGGTGAGATGGATGAGCCAGAATCACGTGGTGCTATCTCTTTCGCTGCGCGTGAGAAGCTAGACAACCTATGTTTCCTAATCAACTGTAACCTACAGCGTCTAGACGGCCCTGTAATGGGTAACGGTAGCATCATCCAAGAACTTGAAGGCCTATTTAAAGGCGCAGGTTGGAACGTTGTTAAAGTTATCTGGGGTAGCAACTGGGATTCTCTACTAGCTAAAGACACGACTGGTAAGCTTCTTCAACTAATGAATGAAACTATCGATGGTGACTACCAAACATTCAAATCTAAAGATGGCGCATACGTACGTGAGCACTTCTTTGGTAAGTACCCAGAAACAGCTGCACTAGTTGCAGACATGACTGACGACCAAATCTTCGAACTGAAACGTGGTGGTCACGATTCTTCTAAACTGTTCGCTGCATTCAACAATGCAAAAGAGACAGGTGGCAAACCAACAGTAATCCTAGCTAAGACAGTTAAAGGTTACGGTATGGGTGAAGCTGCAGAAGGTAAGAACATCGCTCACGGTGTTAAGAAGATGGACATGACTCACGTACAATACCTACGTGACCGTCTAGGCCTACAAGACATCCTTTCTGATGAGAAAGTATCTGAGCTTCCTTACCTAACACTGGAAGAAGGTTCAGCGGAGTACGAATACCTACATGCTCGTCGTAAAGCACTACAAGGTTACACTCCTCAGCGTCTGCCAAAATTCACTCAAGAGTTCAAAGTTCCTGAGCTAGACGCATTCGCACCTCTACTGGGTGAACAGAAGCGTGATATCTCTACAACGATGGCTTATGTACGTACGCTTAACATCCTTCTTAAAGATAAGAACATTGGTAAGAACATTGTTCCTATCATCTGTGATGAAGCTCGTACATTCGGTATGGAAGGTCTATTCCGTCAGGTTGGTATCTACAACCCACACGGTCAAGACTACACGCCTGAAGATAAAGGCATCGTTTCTTACTACAAAGAAGCGACTTCTGGTCAAGTTCTTCAAGAAGGTATCAACGAACTAGGTTCTATGGCTTCATGGGTTGCAGCTGCAACTTCATACAGCACAAACGATCTACCGATGATTCCGTTCTACATCTACTACTCAATGTTCGGTTTCCAACGTATTGGTGACATGGCTTGGTTAGCAGGTGACCAACAAGCTCGTGGTTTCCTACTTGGTGCAACTGCAGGCCGTACAACGCTAAACGGCGAAGGTCTACAGCACGAAGATGGCCACTCGCACATCATGGCGAACACAGTACCTAACTGTATCTCTTACGACCCAACGTTTGCTTACGAGCTAGCGGTAATCATGCAAGACGGTATCCGTCGCATGTACGGTGAGAACCAAGAGAATGTTTACTACTACCTAACAGTAATGAACGAGAACTACGCAATGCCAGCAATGCCAGAAGGCGCTGAAGAAGGCATCCGTAAAGGTATCTACAAGCTTGAATCTCACGCTGGTGCTAAGGGCAAAGTTCAACTAATGAGCTCTGGTACTATCATGAACGAAGCGCGTAAAGCAGCTAAGATCCTGAGCGAAGAGTACGGCGTAGCATCTGATGTATTCTCTGTAACGTCGTTCAACGAATTGACTCGTGACGGCCAAGCGGTAGAGCGTGACAACATGCTTCACCCAGAAGCTGAAGAGAAAGTACCGTACATCACAACTGTTCTTGGTAACGAACCTGCAATCGCAGTTACGGATTACATGAAGAACTACGCTGAGCAAGTACGTGCATTCATGCCTTCTGAGTCTTACAAAGTACTTGGTACTGACGGTTTCGGTCGCTCAGACAGCCGTGAAAACCTACGTCGTCACTTCGAAGTAAATGCAGGCTACGTTGTTGTTGCAGCACTTACTGAACTGGCTAAACGTGGTGATGTTGAGAAATCAGTAGTTGCTGAAGCAATTGCTAAATTCGGCATCGACGCAGACAAAATTAACCCGCAATACGCATAA
- a CDS encoding pilin: MKNKRKNQKGFTLIELMIVVAVIGVLAAIAIPQYQTYVKKGAAGAAYATATALKTNIEDYIAVNGTYPGTSAAVNATPFSLGTVAVASNNVTVEVTSGGGRGSKVILSRDTTNGSWTCALTVSAGVSINGCS, translated from the coding sequence ATGAAAAACAAAAGAAAAAACCAGAAAGGCTTTACGCTGATTGAATTGATGATTGTAGTGGCTGTAATTGGGGTATTAGCTGCTATTGCGATACCACAATATCAGACCTACGTAAAAAAAGGAGCAGCAGGCGCTGCATATGCAACAGCTACAGCACTTAAAACAAATATTGAAGATTATATTGCTGTCAATGGTACTTACCCGGGAACTTCAGCAGCAGTTAATGCAACTCCATTCTCTCTTGGAACTGTTGCCGTAGCATCTAATAACGTTACAGTTGAAGTAACATCAGGTGGTGGTCGTGGCTCTAAAGTCATCCTATCAAGAGATACTACAAATGGTTCGTGGACTTGCGCTTTAACCGTATCGGCTGGTGTTAGTATAAACGGTTGCTCATAG
- the hpt gene encoding hypoxanthine phosphoribosyltransferase — translation MKHTVEVMISEQEVQDRVNELGKQITEHYQGSEDLVLVGLLRGSFVFMADLARAIDLTHQVDFMTASSYGNGMESSRDVRILKDLDDDIQGKDVLLVEDIIDTGNTLTKVKEILSLRGPKSIEICTLLDKPSRREVIVDTKWIGFEIPDEFVVGVGIDYAQKYRHLPYIGKVVPQE, via the coding sequence ATGAAGCATACAGTTGAAGTCATGATCTCTGAGCAAGAAGTTCAGGATCGAGTGAACGAACTAGGCAAGCAGATCACGGAGCACTACCAAGGTAGCGAAGATCTAGTTTTAGTTGGCTTATTGCGCGGATCTTTTGTCTTTATGGCGGATCTCGCTCGTGCTATCGATTTAACTCACCAAGTGGATTTCATGACAGCCTCTAGCTACGGCAACGGCATGGAAAGCTCACGTGATGTTCGTATTTTGAAAGACCTTGATGATGACATCCAAGGTAAAGATGTTCTACTTGTAGAAGACATTATCGATACTGGTAACACGCTGACTAAAGTAAAAGAAATTCTGAGCCTGCGTGGTCCTAAATCTATCGAAATTTGTACGTTATTAGACAAGCCTTCTCGTCGTGAAGTCATTGTAGACACAAAGTGGATTGGTTTTGAAATCCCAGATGAATTCGTTGTTGGTGTGGGTATCGACTACGCACAAAAATATCGTCACCTACCGTACATCGGTAAAGTTGTACCTCAAGAGTAA
- the can gene encoding carbonate dehydratase, with amino-acid sequence MPEIKQLFENNSKWSEEIRSQRPEYFTTLEEGQSPGFLWIGCSDSRVPAERLTGLYSGELFVHRNVANQVVHTDLNCLSVVQYAVDVLKVKHVIVCGHYGCGGVNAAIDNPKLGLINNWLLHIRDNYLKYRKQIESLPREQWGDKLCEINVAEQVYNLGNSTIMQSAWERGQDIEIHGVVYGIGNGKLQDLGVRCSSNDTLENSHLAALDKILSSPILG; translated from the coding sequence ATGCCAGAGATTAAACAGCTTTTTGAAAACAACTCTAAATGGTCAGAAGAAATTCGCTCTCAACGACCAGAGTATTTTACAACGCTTGAAGAGGGTCAAAGCCCTGGTTTTCTATGGATAGGCTGCTCAGATAGCCGCGTTCCGGCCGAGCGTCTCACTGGTTTGTATTCTGGCGAACTGTTTGTTCACCGAAATGTCGCTAATCAAGTAGTTCATACCGACCTAAACTGCTTATCAGTAGTGCAATACGCTGTCGATGTACTCAAAGTTAAACACGTTATTGTTTGTGGTCACTACGGCTGTGGCGGTGTTAACGCAGCGATTGATAACCCTAAACTGGGTCTTATCAACAACTGGCTACTCCACATACGCGATAACTATCTTAAGTACCGTAAGCAAATTGAATCTCTGCCTCGTGAACAATGGGGTGACAAGTTATGCGAAATTAACGTTGCAGAACAAGTCTACAATCTTGGTAACTCAACCATCATGCAAAGCGCATGGGAACGTGGACAAGATATTGAAATCCACGGTGTGGTTTATGGTATTGGTAATGGCAAACTGCAAGATCTTGGTGTTCGTTGCTCAAGTAATGACACTTTAGAAAACAGCCATTTAGCGGCGCTTGATAAAATCCTATCGTCTCCAATCCTAGGTTAA
- the nadC gene encoding carboxylating nicotinate-nucleotide diphosphorylase, producing the protein MKNTHNSHQRLDYLKEQLPLEITRAVAETIKEDLGGTLDPAADITASLIPADAINSATIITREHGVFCGKAWADEVFKQLGGEVTIEWNVEDGDKVEPNQTLCTLTGPARALLTGERNAMNFIQTLSGCATATAIYADKIKHTECRLLDTRKTIPGLRSALKYAVACGGGFNHRIGVFDAYLIKENHIIACGGIEKAISTAKELNPGKPVEVETESLAELEQAISAGADIIMLDNFTTDMMREAVKINAGRAALENSGNVTLDTIAEFAETGVDYISVGALTKHLKAMDLSMRFKA; encoded by the coding sequence ATGAAAAACACACATAACAGCCACCAACGCCTTGATTACTTAAAAGAGCAACTGCCGCTAGAGATCACTCGCGCAGTCGCTGAGACCATCAAAGAAGATCTAGGTGGAACGTTAGATCCAGCGGCTGATATTACGGCAAGTCTAATCCCTGCAGACGCAATCAACAGCGCAACCATCATTACCCGTGAACATGGTGTATTCTGTGGTAAAGCTTGGGCTGATGAAGTGTTTAAGCAATTGGGCGGTGAAGTCACTATCGAGTGGAACGTAGAAGACGGTGACAAAGTTGAACCAAACCAAACACTTTGCACGCTAACAGGACCTGCTCGCGCACTTTTAACCGGTGAGCGTAACGCAATGAACTTTATTCAAACACTATCTGGTTGTGCGACGGCGACAGCAATCTACGCTGACAAAATCAAACACACAGAATGCCGCCTATTAGACACGCGTAAAACAATTCCAGGACTTCGCAGCGCACTAAAATACGCTGTGGCTTGTGGTGGTGGCTTCAACCACCGTATTGGCGTTTTCGATGCGTACCTAATCAAAGAAAACCATATCATCGCATGTGGTGGCATTGAGAAAGCGATCTCGACAGCAAAAGAGCTGAACCCGGGTAAGCCAGTGGAAGTGGAAACAGAAAGCCTAGCAGAGCTTGAGCAAGCGATCAGCGCCGGTGCAGACATCATCATGCTAGATAACTTCACCACTGACATGATGCGTGAAGCCGTTAAAATTAACGCAGGTCGTGCAGCACTAGAAAACTCAGGTAACGTGACTTTAGATACGATTGCAGAGTTCGCTGAAACGGGTGTCGATTACATCTCAGTAGGTGCACTGACTAAGCATCTAAAAGCAATGGACCTTTCAATGCGATTCAAAGCTTAA
- a CDS encoding LuxR/HapR/OpaR family quorum-sensing transcriptional regulator → MDSITKRPRTRLSPLKRKLQLMEIALEVFSRRGIGRGGHADIADIAQVSVATVFNYFPTREDLVDEVLNHVVRQFSNFLSDNIDLDIHAKENLHNIATEMVTLVAQDSNWLNVWFEWSASTRDEVWPLFVTTNRTNQMLVQNMFSKAIERGEVCDDHDPKHLANLFHGICYSLFIQAKRADTQEELSTLTDSYLNMLCIYK, encoded by the coding sequence ATGGACTCAATAACGAAGAGACCTAGAACTAGGCTTTCACCCTTAAAAAGAAAACTTCAATTGATGGAAATCGCACTTGAAGTATTCTCTCGCCGTGGCATAGGCCGCGGTGGACACGCTGACATTGCCGACATCGCTCAGGTGTCAGTAGCAACAGTATTTAACTACTTCCCTACCCGTGAAGATCTGGTTGATGAAGTACTTAACCACGTTGTTCGTCAATTCTCGAACTTCCTTTCAGACAACATTGACCTAGATATTCACGCAAAAGAAAATCTACATAATATTGCGACTGAAATGGTGACGTTAGTGGCTCAAGATAGCAATTGGTTAAATGTATGGTTCGAATGGAGTGCATCAACTCGCGATGAAGTGTGGCCTCTATTTGTAACCACTAACCGCACTAACCAGATGTTAGTACAAAACATGTTTAGCAAGGCGATTGAACGCGGCGAAGTCTGTGACGATCACGATCCTAAACATCTAGCAAATCTATTCCACGGCATTTGCTACTCGCTATTCATCCAAGCGAAACGTGCTGATACACAAGAAGAGCTTTCGACCTTGACGGATAGCTACTTGAACATGCTGTGCATTTATAAGTAG